The sequence below is a genomic window from Mus musculus strain C57BL/6J chromosome 4, GRCm38.p6 C57BL/6J.
CTCCTCCACCGTCTCCCAGTGAATTGTTAGTTGTCAGTTAATGCACCAAACGCGCTAAAGAACTtcaaaaatcttattttaaattttgatttgtgtatgtttgtgtgagatgTGTATGTGGGTacccacaaaagtaaaaagaagctATTGGATCATCTgaagctggcattaaaggtggttgtgagctgcccagtatgaacagtgggaaccaaactcaggccatctggaggaacagcaagctctcttaagtggtgagccatttctccagccccagattaGATAACTTTTTAAAgcattattcacacacacacacacacacacacacacacacacacttttttctaAAAGCAAAACTGTCTTGTGATGTAACCACTGCCAAACGATGGTGTCCTTAGACCAGCTATGtcagggtgattttttttaaaaacatagtctTATGATTCCAAACCACCCACAGTCtaagcactaggaaggctgaacGACAATAATATCagcttcaagaccagcctgggttacacagcaaGGCTctgcctaaaacaaacaaacaaacaaacaaacaaacatctcagTGTTAACCTTCTGAGTCAGAAGGTTAGGGTTCCCCCTAACAGTCAGGTTTAAGAATTTCTGTGTGGAGCCCTATCTGGAGAAAAAGAGATAGCCCAAGGCTTTCATTATACTAGACTAGGACCACCAACTTCCTTTCACAGCAGAAAGCAGAGGCCCTATGGAATCAAGTGatgcccccccagcccccacccaacGCCCCTGCAGGTGGCAGAGCTATGATTAGAACTTGGGCCTCTGAACTCGGCTGCTAAACTTCTCCCCTCTACACCAGCTAGATAAACCAAAGTTCCAGGAAGGCCAGAGGCTGCtgcaggggggaggggagcctGAGGAGGGGAAAGCCAACATGTGTAAGTCAGGCTCCAGGAAACCGTCCCCGGCATGCCTGTGGCTCAAAGAGCTTGTTGCATATAGGAATGACTATTTGCATACAGCCTCTGCACAGCCTCATTTTCCTTTGGTGCCTTAGTCTTCTTATCTGCAAAATAGGGCTAAAAATTCATACCCTACCCCAGAAAGGCACTTGTAGAATGTAGAGCACTCTAAAGCTCCAAGTTAGGATTATTGTGATTCAAAGAAGCTTTGGAAATCCCCCATTGGGTGATCATTAGAGCCAGCCTTATAGCCAACCTTTCACTAGATTAAAGAACAtttaatacatatgtatgtgccaGGCACTATGGAGggctctatacacacacacacacacacacacacacacacacacacacacacagagcctcagCTAACTTTCACCATAGGCGCTTGTGGTCTCTGCTACTCTGGCCAGCATCCTACGGAGGAGAAAGCCGCAGTTTGGTGAATGAGCTGCAATTCACGCCATCATTTGCTCATTCATTCCACTTTTACAGAAAGCCAGCTCTGAACCAGGCTGCGGGCCAAATGCTGAGGGTAAGAAGATGAACAAGTCCTTCAGGAGACATGCCCATAAATTACTTTAATAACAACTCAGGACAAGCTTCAACAGACAGCACAGTGTGAACCAGAGAGAAGGAGCAATTGGCTCCCTGGGGATTGTAGGAACAGAGAGCTGACCTCTTCAAAGGACATTGCACTTCGCTGAAGTGCAATACAAAGTTCCGGGTTTGAATCTTAAAGgctttatttactgtgtgtttcCAGGAAATCTCTCCTGCCTCTGAGGCTCAGTCCGAAAAAATAGTAAATTGAGTGACGCCAAGATCCTGAAACTACAGGAACTGGCCCTCTCACCTCATCTGGCAAATTCAAGCTACTCCCATACCCCCTCTTAACCAGTACCTCGAAGGCCTGACCAAGCCCCAGAAAAATGTCAACCACCCAGCCCTACCAAAGTGCCTGCATCCTGGGACGCCCTTGCAGGCCCAAAGGGCGGAGCTCTGGTAGGGGGCGGGACCAATACCTTCTTGGACAGGTTCACGACCCGCCCAGAAGGGATTCATCCAGCCAATGACAGAGAGTGGGCGTGGCGTTCCCGCCTCTTGGTATAAAAAATCTCCGGACTTCAAGGCACTGCGCGAAAGCCTGGGAACCCTTGGGCTGTCTGTTTCTTTTGCGGCCTGCAACTACTGCTGTGGGCAGCGCAGAAGAGAGGAGATCCGGGAGACCCGGGTGAGACAGTGAACGAATCCGATTTATTCTTCCTCTGCCTGGTTGAGTTGCAGGGACTGCACAGTGCCCGGGTCTCCCGCCCAAGAGGAGCCGCTGGCCGAGACCCGGGGCGTGCCCTGACTGTCCGCCAGCTGCTATGGCCGACCACCTGATGCTCGCCGAGGGCTACTGCCTGCTACAGGTGCCGCCGCACACCCACGGCCCGCACGCTCCCCGGACTCTGCAGCCATACGCAGGCCCGGGCATGGACAGCGGTCTGCGGCCGCGGGGGGCTCCGCTGGGACCGCCGCCGCCACCCGGGACCCTGGCATACGGCTCCTTCGGGTCGCCGGTCTCTTTCCAGCCCTTCCCCGTCTCGCAGTCGCCGGGCGCCGGTAGCACGCACCTGCAGTCTGCAGCCACACCGTCCCCGGGCCGCATCCCGGCGCCCCCGGCAGCCGCTGGAGGGCCCTCACCTCTGCAGCCGGCGCCCGGAGCCGCAGCCTCgttgccgccgccgccgccgccacccgcCCTGGGCTGCATGGACACCGAGCTCATCGACGAAGAGGCGCTGACGTCGCTGGAACTCGAGCTCGGGTTGCACCGCGTACGCGAGCTGCCGGAGCTCTTCCTCGGCCAGAGCGAGTTCGATTGCTTCTCAGACCTGGGGTCAGCGCCGGCCGCCGGCTCGGTGAGCTGTTGAGAGCCACCACCCAGAGACACGGGACCTTGCGCCCGGTGGCCCGGCTCCCACACACCCTCCGTGAGGGTGGAGGCGCCTGGTTTTCGTGCCGAGACGGCTCCAGCCGAGAACACCTGCCTTGCCTCCAGGCTCTGCCTCCTGCCAGATGACAGTTGGGTCTCGCTTCTCATACCCAAGCCTCAGCGGTCTAATGGAGGGAACTGAACCAGCCTTCGGATTCCACGTTCTTGGATTCTGTGCCCTCTTTCCGCCGCCTTGCCCCAATCTGAGCCATTACAGGCCTCTGCCTGACCTTCCTTCTCGAGCAGCCTACTAACCGGATTGGGTCTAGGGAGCCATCTCTCCGTACCCCCTACCTTCCCTGGGCCCCTGGCCCGGGGGAGGGAAGGATTTTACACCTAACCCCTGCAGAGTGGAGCCATGCTCCCGCTGGCctctaaaaccaaaataaaactggGTTGCTTTACAATTTTgagtttccatttccttt
It includes:
- the Cited4 gene encoding cbp/p300-interacting transactivator 4, translating into MADHLMLAEGYCLLQVPPHTHGPHAPRTLQPYAGPGMDSGLRPRGAPLGPPPPPGTLAYGSFGSPVSFQPFPVSQSPGAGSTHLQSAATPSPGRIPAPPAAAGGPSPLQPAPGAAASLPPPPPPPALGCMDTELIDEEALTSLELELGLHRVRELPELFLGQSEFDCFSDLGSAPAAGSVSC